In Dama dama isolate Ldn47 chromosome 9, ASM3311817v1, whole genome shotgun sequence, the following proteins share a genomic window:
- the FBLL1 gene encoding rRNA/tRNA 2'-O-methyltransferase fibrillarin-like protein 1 produces the protein MKSTVGLRRGGSGGRGGGGWGGGRGGGGGAGKGAGGDGGPGGKGGFGARTRGFGGGRGRGRGGGGGDGRGDRGGGGQLRGVAKSKNRRRKSVLTVSVEPHRHEGVFIYRGAEDALVTLNMVPGQSVYGERRVTVTEGGEKLEYRTWNPFRSKLAAAILGGVDQIHIKPKSKVLYLGAASGTTVSHVSDIIGPDGLVYAVEFSHRAGRDLVNVAKKRTNIIPVLEDARHPLKYRMLIGMVDVIFADVAQPDQSRIVALNAHTFLRNGGHFLISIKANCIDSTASAEAVFASEVRKLQQENLKPQEQLTLEPYERDHAVVVGVYRPLPKSGGK, from the coding sequence ATGAAGTCGACGGTGGGCTTGCGTCGTGGTGGGTCTGGCGGCCGTGGAGGTGGCGGCTGGGGCGGAGGGCGCGGGGGCGGAGGCGGAGCGGGCAAGGGAGCAGGAGGCGACGGCGGCCCTGGAGGCAAGGGCGGCTTCGGGGCGCGGACGCGCGGCTTCGGTGGCGGCCGGGGCCGGGGGCGCGGTGGCGGCGGAGGAGACGGCCGGGGGGACCGCGGAGGCGGCGGGCAGCTGCGCGGCGTGGCCAAGAGCAAGAACCGCCGCAGGAAGAGCGTCTTGACGGTGTCGGTGGAGCCGCACCGGCACGAGGGCGTCTTCATCTACCGCGGGGCGGAGGACGCGCTGGTCACGCTGAACATGGTACCGGGCCAGTCGGTGTACGGCGAGCGGCGGGTCACGGTGACCGAGGGTGGTGAGAAGCTGGAATACCGCACGTGGAACCCCTTCCGCTCCAAGCTGGCCGCGGCCATCCTGGGCGGGGTCGACCAGATTCACATCAAGCCCAAGTCCAAAGTGCTGTACCTGGGTGCCGCCTCGGGGACCACTGTGTCCCACGTCTCCGACATCATCGGCCCGGACGGCCTGGTCTACGCGGTCGAGTTCTCCCACCGCGCCGGCCGCGATCTCGTCAACGTGGCCAAGAAGCGAACCAACATCATCCCGGTCCTCGAAGATGCGCGCCACCCGCTCAAGTACCGCATGCTCATCGGCATGGTGGACGTGATCTTCGCCGACGTGGCGCAGCCGGACCAGTCCCGCATCGTGGCTCTGAACGCCCATACCTTCCTGCGCAACGGGGGCCACTTTCTTATCTCCATCAAGGCCAATTGCATCGACTCTACCGCGTCGGCCGAGGCGGTGTTCGCCTCTGAGGTGAGGAAGTTGCAGCAGGAGAATTTAAAGCCTCAAGAACAGCTGACTCTGGAGCCCTACGAAAGGGACCACGCTGTGGTGGTCGGGGTCTATCGGCCCCTTCCTAAGAGCGGCGGCAAGTAG